Genomic window (Lycium barbarum isolate Lr01 chromosome 2, ASM1917538v2, whole genome shotgun sequence):
ataatttaaagctAGGAATTCTAAAACAAGTGAGCTTTGAGTCAATCCTCTAATTCTCTCAATAATGGATATACAAAGTATATGATTTGGTTTTttttagtcaattttttttttaaagaatatcAAATCAATAATATCAGTTCACTAGTTATGATTTACATAAATATTAGGTGGATAAATACTTACATATTAAGTGTTTGCAAAAATCACGTAAATTTACTATAGTTGATTGATTTAATGAGGGAAATACATGTTAATTAACTATGGTTACTATCTATAAATACATATCATGCATCTATTGAGTTGGTATAAACACTGAGTGCGGATAGATTATATGTGACACcatttgacttgacacggagtttaagaaagaaattagACGTTTGAagtttgtggtctaaaacaagtcttagatatttgtgtggctataaatcatttcataaaagttaaattgtttctaaatataaaaagataaatattttttttagacagactaaaaagaaaagtgtgtcaCTTGAATTGGCAAAAAGGGATTATCATGTTAGGTGTATGACAAGGTAAAATTTCTTATTAAATAGACATTAAACTTTTTTTCCCACTTGTATATGGTTGAACTAATCGATTCAATGTCTTACTATGATGGTTCCAtatttatttaaatataaaatGATACGTGCCATTTTTGTTTTGAAACTAGAATTATCTCAAAGAAAAAGACATCTTCTTTGTCTCACCTTATTATGTAGGTGAACTATTAACGTTAATATCTATTCCACTGTATATGGTTCAACGCAAATTATTTATTGCATGTGTAAAAACATTGTTATTTACTGTCCTTTTCAAAATCAAACCAAAATCTATATGAACTTGCTCAAATCCAATGGAAATAATCAAATTGCTATATTGTATAAGGTTAAACTTAAGTTAGTCAAACCTTGAATTAGCGTTAATAGTAGTTTAATTGCCGCTATCAATTGTTAGCAACTTATAATCAACAGCAGACCTATTGGTCAAATTTTCAGATCATTTTTATTAGTTTACTAGTTTGATTAATGAACCTAAAATAATCAATGTAAGTTCTTACTCTAGCTTTTATTCTTTTATCTTTTTGGTAAAGAGTTGGAGGATTCAGATAATAATATGCGTATATGTGTGTATGAAGGCAATGGTGTAGTTTTATTAGCATTCAAGTAGCTCTCAAAAGCTTCATGAATAAGGTGTAGGAATAATAAACCACAAGTATTTATGGCATATCCTAATATATGAAATTTGCAAACTATCACTATGTAACAGTTTATGAGCTGCAAGTGGCAAGTTCCCATCATTGAACATAAGATCTTGTTGGCCATGTACACATAACTAGGCCAAACAATCGACGGGCTGATTACCTTCTATGTAGATATGTTTCATAAATCTCATGATTTTATTTTTGGTCTTCTTTAGCTCATAAAATTCAAAAAGCAAAAGAGTCCATAGCCAGAAATCTGATTATGACAATGCATGAATGATAGCTTAGAATCCTGTTAAGCACAAACCAAAGTGTATAGCATAACAATAACAGCAAAATTTACTATCAGAAAAGGAAGAGGAAAATTAAGTGTTGCAGGAAGGAATTTGCTTGATACACATTTGGCACAAACTCAAAGTAAATTTTTCTCCTAATTATAGACTTTCTGAAAGTGCATGGATTTCAAAAAGGTAAATTTCAAGTACTGTATTCAACCTGCATCAAAATTTAGCAATATCTGCACTACTTGTTGCAAACAGAAGTGCAAATCAGACATTTTCAAGTAGTGCAATTCAATATAGTAAGTATTCATAAATCTTGAATAGCACAAGAAATGAATCAATCCTTGTGACGAAAGCAGTTCAGCAGGTGTACCAAAAATCCATTCCTCAAAGCTAGTTCCTGCTAAAATGAGTTTTTGGAGTGGACCATGGTGTATCCTCCAATCTTCCAGCCCAATTCATGATTTCTTCACACCCCTCTGGTAAAACAGATTGAATCCTCACAGTTGGCTTCTTTGGAGGCAAAATAGGAAGTGGAGCTTCATCTTTAAGCATACGCGCAACTTCTCTCATTCTCGGTCTCTTCTCATCATTAGGATGCACACAAGAAAGTCCCACGACGAGCATCCTATCCATCTCGTTCTTCTGAAATCGTCCCATTAGTTTAGGATCAGCAGCCTCAGTTACCCTCCCTTTCTCCCACAAATCCCACACCCAATCAGTAATCAAAATGCCACCTTCATCGATAGGCTTTCTACCTGATGCCACTTCAAGTACCACAACACCAAAGCTATACACATCTGTTTTAACAGTTGGAATACCGGAATAAACATACTCCGGTGCAAAATACCCCATTGTGCCAGCTGGCACAGTAGCATCCCTTGTCCTAGAATTATCAAACACTTCTGCCAAACCAAAATCACCAAGCTTGGCATTGAACTCAGCATCAAGCATTATATTACAAGTCTTGACATCTCTATGAATTATATGTTCCTCACACTCTTCATGCAGATACACCAAAGCAGATGAAACACCAAGAACTATGTTAAGTCTTCTCTCCCATGTCAGAAACTTAGTCAAATGCGATCGCTCGTGAAGGATTTTGTCAAGGCTACCATTAGGCATGAATTCATACACCAAAACCAACTCATTCCTCTCACAGCACCAACCTTGTAACTGAATCAAATTCTTGTGTCTTAAACAACCAACCATAGAAGCAAATTCAGTATTAAAAGGTATATGTGAAGGACCTAATCTATTCCCTTGGACAAATCTTTTAATAGCCACAGCTCCCTTAGAGGGAATATCTCCTTCATACACAACAGCAGATGCACCTTCACCAATTATCCTTTCATGATTAAAACCTTCTGTGGCTGATTTTATTTCGGACAACGACAATCTTTGAGGAACTCTATTTCCTTGTAATCTACACATTTTCCCTTCACCCTCCTCCCCCCCTTTATCACGTTTTCTTCGTTTTGAAACAAAAACAAACACAATAGCCAGAATAAAACCAAGAAGTGCAACAATTACAGCTATCCCTCCATATACAAAAATCAATTTAAGTAAACTTTTACTATGATTAGAATCAGAAGAATGCTCACCAATTTCCTCAGGGAAACACATCAAACAATCTCCTTCATCAGATTGATCCCAAGACATTGAAGACGAAATCAAACCAAACGTTCTAAACCGCCAACGATTAATCGAATAAACAGCAGACCCTTTAGCAGTAAAACCAATCCTCATAAACTCCTTCAACTGATTAGAAATATCAATATGGGTTGACAGAACAGGATTAGGTGGCCTAATTTGCAATTCATAACCAATCCAAACTCTAATCATTTTCTCAGAATCTTTATACTCAATCCTAACCGCCATTTCTTTCCCACTTTTCAAATCAACATCAATAGAACCCAAAGACCAAGATTCTTTCATATCAACACCAATATGGTTATCATTAGTATTAAACTCCACAGCCAAATATGAATCTTCCATATCCGAATATTGCTTCGGTAAACCCATATATCCATCAGATATACTCAAAGAATCAACATCAGAAGTGATCAAGAACGCAAACCCATCACCAAAAGGACAAGAAGGGGTGGCTAGTATTGTAAAAGTGAAAGTACATAAGAAAGAAGCAGTGTTATTTGTTAAAGAATCAAGAAAACGAACTGGATATGTGTAAAAAGCTCTTCCAATACCAGAAACAGGAGATGtttgtgttgatgatgatgaacaGTTGTGTTGTTGTGTTAAGTTGATGGATTTTGCAGTAAATGAAGCGTCACCATAGAGAGTTACATTGTTTAGAGGTAAAAATGGAGCTGAAAGTGAAGGTGAATTGATGGTTAAGATGAAAATGAGAGTGACCCTTATGAGATTTTGCAATGAAAAATGCATTTTGATGATGGATTTTGGTTGTTTTGATAGTGTGTTGATGGTTTCTTGAGTTAAAGAATTGCAAAAGCAGAGTGTTTTGCAGTTGTATGTATTGAGCGGGAGATGATTGAGCGGTTAGTTAAATTGGTTGGGTCAATTCGGGTCGGTCGGGTTGAGATTGGTAGACTGCAACTGGGTTTGGCTCAGTATTATTTTTTGGTTACTTATAATAGTTGCTGACTGTTGGAAATTAGAAAATTACTTTCACAATCTTATGTATTAGTTGTTGCTGACTgttaaaataccctcgaactattgaaaatggagcaaaaataccctccatccacctttcagcccccaaatatcCTTATCATCCACCTATTGAGCTAAAATACTCTTAtcaccacctattgggtctaaaatacccttatcactaacagaatcttttcattaaacacgtgtcatttttctattggttggattataaaattaattaaactaattaacttttgcaatattgaccagatagtgcccccgacccccccccccccccccccccccgtgaattttttttttttttgaaaaaaaagttgacatttttttttgcaccccaccccgcaccctacccgccccccccgacgcaaaaaaaattaatatttttgaaaaaaaaagttttgacgttttttttgggtttttttagctgggaggggaggggggcgtagggtgcggggtttggggggtggggggagggggagggtgtggggtggaaaaaaagtcaactttttttttcagctgggaggaggggaggtgtagggtgcggggtggggcgcaaaaaaaatattgttacgcttctcaacttcctagtaaaaagcacaagtactgtgaaatgtcttgataaattaaaatgtctaatgtaattgagttaccaaaaaaaaaatatatctcatcctaaaaaacatggtatattttcaaccaaaaatctaaaaggcacaagtgtagactacaatttttttttgcaccccactccgcaccctacacctcccccgcacccccccccaccccccaaaaatctaaaaggcacaagttgactttttttccaccccgcaccctcccagctaaaaaaatccaaaaaaaacgtcaaaactttttttttcaaaaatattaattttttttgc
Coding sequences:
- the LOC132622380 gene encoding L-type lectin-domain containing receptor kinase S.6, encoding MHFSLQNLIRVTLIFILTINSPSLSAPFLPLNNVTLYGDASFTAKSINLTQQHNCSSSSTQTSPVSGIGRAFYTYPVRFLDSLTNNTASFLCTFTFTILATPSCPFGDGFAFLITSDVDSLSISDGYMGLPKQYSDMEDSYLAVEFNTNDNHIGVDMKESWSLGSIDVDLKSGKEMAVRIEYKDSEKMIRVWIGYELQIRPPNPVLSTHIDISNQLKEFMRIGFTAKGSAVYSINRWRFRTFGLISSSMSWDQSDEGDCLMCFPEEIGEHSSDSNHSKSLLKLIFVYGGIAVIVALLGFILAIVFVFVSKRRKRDKGGEEGEGKMCRLQGNRVPQRLSLSEIKSATEGFNHERIIGEGASAVVYEGDIPSKGAVAIKRFVQGNRLGPSHIPFNTEFASMVGCLRHKNLIQLQGWCCERNELVLVYEFMPNGSLDKILHERSHLTKFLTWERRLNIVLGVSSALVYLHEECEEHIIHRDVKTCNIMLDAEFNAKLGDFGLAEVFDNSRTRDATVPAGTMGYFAPEYVYSGIPTVKTDVYSFGVVVLEVASGRKPIDEGGILITDWVWDLWEKGRVTEAADPKLMGRFQKNEMDRMLVVGLSCVHPNDEKRPRMREVARMLKDEAPLPILPPKKPTVRIQSVLPEGCEEIMNWAGRLEDTPWSTPKTHFSRN